One stretch of Dissulfurimicrobium hydrothermale DNA includes these proteins:
- the proC gene encoding pyrroline-5-carboxylate reductase, with the protein MAVEKGIGFIGGGQMAEALIKGLISAGFVSKEKVIASDPAVGRRDHLAKTYGVRATDSNKEVVSSSDIIVLAVKPQVISRVLEEINEYVTMDHLVLSIAAGIPLRLLQDGLPRDTRVVRVMPNTPALVGYGAAALSPGSFAREEDIMLARDIMGAVGIVVVLPEHLMDAVTGLSGSGPAYVFAFIEGLIDAGVREGLSRPVAAELVLQTVIGSAVMCKETGRHPSELASMVTSPGGTTIDGLYMLEKGAFKGLLMDAVRAAVRRSMELGGHT; encoded by the coding sequence ATGGCTGTTGAGAAAGGTATCGGATTTATCGGCGGCGGGCAAATGGCCGAGGCCCTTATAAAAGGGCTCATATCCGCTGGCTTTGTATCAAAGGAAAAGGTCATCGCCTCTGATCCAGCGGTAGGTCGCAGGGACCACCTCGCCAAGACATACGGCGTAAGGGCGACAGACAGCAACAAAGAGGTGGTGTCGAGTTCCGACATCATTGTGCTTGCAGTAAAGCCGCAGGTCATTTCAAGGGTGCTCGAAGAGATCAACGAGTATGTAACGATGGATCACCTTGTCCTGTCCATAGCAGCAGGCATACCGCTCAGACTGCTTCAAGACGGTCTTCCACGCGACACCAGGGTCGTCCGTGTCATGCCCAATACACCGGCCCTTGTGGGATATGGTGCGGCGGCCTTGTCTCCCGGGAGCTTCGCGAGGGAAGAAGACATTATGCTTGCAAGGGATATAATGGGTGCGGTCGGTATAGTCGTTGTGTTGCCTGAGCATCTCATGGATGCGGTAACCGGCTTGAGCGGCAGTGGGCCGGCATATGTATTCGCATTTATAGAGGGATTGATAGATGCAGGGGTCAGAGAAGGCCTGTCAAGGCCTGTGGCGGCCGAGCTTGTCTTGCAGACCGTTATTGGTTCAGCTGTCATGTGCAAGGAGACTGGAAGGCATCCATCCGAGCTTGCATCCATGGTGACGAGCCCGGGCGGCACCACCATCGATGGGCTTTATATGCTTGAAAAGGGGGCGTTTAAAGGGCTTTTGATGGATGCCGTGAGGGCGGCAGTCAGGCGTTCAATGGAACTAGGCGGGCATACCTGA
- a CDS encoding FeoA domain-containing protein: MWFCEIGKKRRCSVKSNSEPCARCEGEGIRRFHMSEKDELFRLLREMEEPLPDGGDLILNYFLDTEGHISTSAIQEGLKKAGHKFDIEFINKVLDILCRYGIAQRIYLDGDGPWYEHLHLGSKHDHLLCPKCGKVTEFNSPEIGELIREISGGYDFEPLSHKLTIIGLCPACKRASRAGPGMPLSMAASGEKLKVERLIGGYDIRHRLTAMGISPGEEIEVVSNCGPIIINLKGSRLAVGRGLAQKIMVSQTESRGH; this comes from the coding sequence ATGTGGTTTTGTGAAATCGGCAAAAAGAGGAGATGCAGTGTAAAAAGCAATTCCGAGCCGTGCGCACGCTGTGAGGGTGAGGGCATCCGTAGGTTCCATATGAGCGAAAAGGACGAATTGTTCAGGCTCTTGAGAGAGATGGAGGAGCCATTACCTGACGGCGGGGATTTGATACTTAATTATTTTTTGGATACCGAAGGGCATATCTCCACATCGGCCATTCAGGAAGGCCTGAAGAAGGCTGGGCATAAATTCGACATAGAGTTTATAAATAAGGTGCTCGACATACTCTGTCGTTACGGTATAGCCCAGCGTATATACCTTGACGGGGATGGGCCGTGGTATGAACATCTGCATCTCGGTTCGAAGCATGATCATCTCTTGTGTCCAAAATGCGGCAAGGTGACGGAGTTCAACAGTCCGGAGATCGGCGAGCTCATCAGGGAGATATCGGGCGGATATGATTTTGAACCGCTTTCCCACAAGTTGACGATTATCGGACTCTGCCCTGCATGCAAAAGGGCCTCGCGCGCTGGGCCAGGTATGCCCCTTTCTATGGCAGCAAGCGGGGAAAAACTCAAGGTGGAGCGGCTGATAGGCGGTTATGACATTAGGCACAGGCTTACGGCGATGGGGATCTCGCCGGGCGAGGAGATAGAGGTGGTCAGCAATTGTGGCCCGATAATTATAAATTTGAAGGGGAGTCGTCTGGCCGTAGGGCGCGGCCTAGCGCAGAAGATCATGGTAAGCCAGACGGAAAGCAGGGGTCATTAG
- a CDS encoding tetratricopeptide repeat protein, with amino-acid sequence MKKELEDLFIEGQFKLMDGDLNGSIKIFCEIIEKDPEAGQAYQARAVAYMKLDNIDAAVSDINSAISCEPQNVRYIYRKGIILFKKGDIQEALDSVNHALEIDPTYPAAYVLRSKIYEKLGDNEQAAADMSHAMMLKKETTKMVDW; translated from the coding sequence ATGAAAAAGGAATTGGAAGACCTGTTTATCGAAGGACAGTTTAAGCTCATGGACGGGGATCTTAACGGTTCCATCAAGATCTTTTGTGAAATAATCGAGAAAGATCCCGAGGCCGGACAGGCCTATCAGGCGAGAGCGGTTGCATATATGAAACTTGATAATATAGATGCGGCCGTAAGCGACATAAATTCGGCCATATCGTGTGAACCCCAAAATGTGCGCTACATATATCGAAAAGGCATCATTCTCTTTAAAAAGGGCGATATCCAGGAGGCACTTGACTCCGTCAATCATGCACTGGAAATAGACCCGACTTATCCGGCCGCCTATGTCTTGAGGTCAAAGATTTACGAAAAACTCGGGGACAACGAACAGGCCGCCGCTGATATGAGCCATGCGATGATGCTGAAAAAAGAGACCACCAAGATGGTCGACTGGTAA
- a CDS encoding RNA methyltransferase codes for MENIGVVLVEPKYPENIGAAARCCKNMGIWRLVLVRPHDLNREKMLKMATHEAAEIIYGMSVHDSLEEALSSFNYAVGSTARTGRRRRPTDTPREMAASVAALSHTNKVALVFGSEKWGLTNEDLCLCQSIVTIPTAGFSSINLAQSVMILCYEIFAADIQEPGFKPRLASLKELEAMYEHLKEAFLAIGLIDPKNPDYWIRNVRRLFARVELRSREVRLVRGLCRQILWATGRNRT; via the coding sequence ATGGAAAATATAGGCGTGGTGCTGGTCGAGCCTAAGTACCCAGAAAACATAGGGGCTGCTGCAAGGTGTTGCAAGAATATGGGTATATGGCGTCTTGTCTTGGTGCGCCCTCATGACCTCAACCGTGAGAAGATGCTCAAGATGGCCACACATGAGGCGGCTGAAATAATATATGGCATGTCAGTCCATGATAGTCTTGAAGAGGCGTTATCATCATTTAATTATGCTGTCGGTTCCACGGCGCGTACAGGGAGGCGGCGTAGGCCGACCGATACCCCGCGGGAAATGGCCGCATCCGTTGCGGCATTGAGCCACACGAACAAAGTGGCGCTTGTGTTCGGTTCGGAGAAATGGGGGCTTACCAACGAAGATCTGTGCCTATGCCAGTCCATTGTAACCATACCTACAGCCGGTTTTTCATCTATTAACCTTGCGCAGAGCGTGATGATATTGTGTTACGAGATATTTGCCGCCGACATCCAGGAGCCTGGCTTCAAACCCAGGCTTGCTTCATTGAAAGAGCTTGAAGCGATGTACGAACATCTGAAGGAGGCCTTTTTGGCCATAGGCCTTATAGATCCCAAAAATCCGGATTATTGGATAAGAAACGTTAGAAGGCTCTTCGCCAGGGTCGAGCTGCGGTCAAGGGAGGTAAGGCTAGTAAGAGGTCTTTGCAGACAGATACTCTGGGCGACCGGACGCAACAGGACCTAG
- a CDS encoding type I restriction enzyme HsdR N-terminal domain-containing protein codes for MTSKCGSPIFIKIPCYLTGRLVLDTDRERIRQKLAKFLINERGYRIDDFMLDREILLEIDGRKLIALIDMTVKINNRSLMILRGGPGSVVTRESGTIAAARLIEPDYIVPWAVQANLFDAALIDVRLKKSVGYGWDIIPSRQRLLDMTSDWPPPKLPEKRIPIERQILYSYDSHG; via the coding sequence ATGACATCCAAGTGTGGTTCGCCGATATTTATAAAGATTCCTTGTTATCTTACAGGTCGTCTTGTATTGGATACAGACAGGGAGCGCATAAGACAGAAGCTTGCCAAATTTCTCATCAATGAACGCGGATACAGGATAGACGACTTCATGCTTGACAGAGAGATCCTTCTTGAAATAGACGGCCGAAAACTCATAGCACTGATAGATATGACAGTAAAGATCAACAACCGTTCACTCATGATACTCAGAGGAGGCCCAGGCTCTGTCGTGACAAGGGAGTCCGGGACCATTGCCGCGGCCCGTCTTATAGAACCGGACTATATAGTGCCATGGGCTGTGCAGGCGAATCTGTTCGACGCCGCGCTCATTGATGTACGACTAAAAAAGTCCGTCGGCTACGGCTGGGATATCATTCCCTCAAGACAAAGGCTCCTCGACATGACCTCTGATTGGCCTCCGCCGAAACTCCCGGAAAAACGCATCCCGATAGAGAGGCAAATACTATACTCATACGACAGCCACGGCTGA
- the lnt gene encoding apolipoprotein N-acyltransferase, translating to MDWLLPIISGLLLTSIFPPFSIGVLIPVALVPLLCTIKKKTWKEAFRYGFAAGICHFGTLLWWIAPTIARYGKLPLWASWPVVGLLACYLAVYPAAWSAYISIVSSKRHPIHLIISVPAAWVILEWIRGHFLSGFPWGSLAYSLVPNPSFIQTADIYGPYGLSFLIVLANMILWDLGETIKTNGISDLKKPTIAGEAALLIFGTAFLWYYGEMQINRIASKDALYPAHFAAAIQGSIPQDEKWDPAFQQGTIGIYKRLSKEAVENARAFNKNNPKNPIIIWPETAAPFYFQDGSPLSRQVLSLAKELKAIILFGSPSYSLRKGSGDTEFFNSAYAVTPNGMVAGRYDKIHLVPFGEYMPFGWVTAWAKEFIPTAGEFQAGSSLKPISWDGVHIGTLICFESIFPGLGAGLVRHGANLIAIITNDAWFGHTGAPYQHEEMAVLRAVETRRWVIRAANTGVSSIISPWGERSSYTKIFLPCYTTGVVHLRDDLTFFVRHGAGWVLAIFFVAAIMPFLYFKEKKR from the coding sequence TTGGACTGGCTGCTCCCAATCATCTCAGGTCTCCTTCTGACCTCAATATTTCCACCCTTTTCCATCGGTGTCTTGATACCAGTGGCCCTTGTGCCGCTCCTGTGCACCATTAAAAAAAAGACATGGAAAGAAGCGTTTAGATACGGCTTCGCAGCCGGTATCTGCCATTTCGGCACGCTTCTCTGGTGGATAGCCCCCACTATCGCCAGATATGGCAAACTCCCGCTGTGGGCTTCATGGCCAGTGGTCGGACTCCTCGCCTGCTACCTAGCTGTCTATCCGGCCGCGTGGTCGGCCTATATCTCCATTGTTTCGAGCAAAAGGCACCCCATCCATCTCATCATCTCTGTCCCAGCGGCCTGGGTCATCCTTGAATGGATCAGGGGACATTTTCTGAGCGGCTTTCCGTGGGGGAGTCTTGCCTACAGCCTTGTGCCGAACCCATCCTTCATACAAACGGCCGACATCTACGGCCCTTATGGCCTCTCATTTCTGATCGTCCTGGCCAACATGATCCTCTGGGATCTGGGGGAAACAATAAAGACAAACGGCATTTCAGACCTCAAAAAACCTACCATAGCGGGAGAGGCCGCTCTCCTGATCTTCGGCACTGCCTTTTTGTGGTATTATGGCGAGATGCAAATAAATCGCATCGCAAGCAAAGATGCCCTCTACCCAGCCCATTTTGCCGCAGCCATTCAAGGCTCCATCCCGCAAGATGAAAAATGGGATCCAGCCTTTCAACAAGGGACAATCGGGATCTACAAACGCCTGAGCAAAGAAGCCGTAGAAAACGCCAGAGCGTTCAATAAAAATAATCCTAAAAATCCAATAATTATCTGGCCGGAGACCGCTGCCCCATTTTATTTCCAGGATGGCAGTCCGTTAAGTAGACAAGTACTCTCTCTTGCCAAGGAGTTGAAGGCCATTATACTCTTCGGAAGCCCTTCCTATAGCCTTCGCAAAGGCAGCGGAGACACGGAATTCTTCAACAGTGCCTATGCCGTCACCCCAAACGGCATGGTCGCAGGCAGATATGACAAGATCCATCTGGTGCCATTTGGAGAATATATGCCTTTCGGATGGGTAACCGCCTGGGCAAAGGAGTTTATACCTACTGCAGGGGAATTTCAGGCCGGAAGTTCACTTAAACCAATTTCGTGGGATGGCGTCCATATAGGAACGCTTATATGCTTTGAAAGCATATTCCCTGGATTGGGGGCAGGTCTTGTCAGGCATGGCGCCAATCTGATCGCAATCATTACAAACGACGCATGGTTCGGACATACCGGAGCCCCTTATCAGCATGAAGAAATGGCGGTCTTGAGGGCGGTTGAGACCAGAAGATGGGTGATCAGGGCCGCCAATACAGGCGTGAGCTCTATCATATCGCCGTGGGGAGAGAGATCCTCCTATACAAAGATATTTCTCCCGTGCTACACGACAGGCGTCGTGCATCTGAGAGACGACCTCACCTTCTTCGTCAGACATGGGGCGGGTTGGGTCTTGGCCATATTTTTTGTTGCCGCTATTATGCCGTTTTTGTATTTTAAAGAAAAAAAGAGGTGA
- the prfB gene encoding peptide chain release factor 2 (programmed frameshift) — protein MLEKIKRYLQETGCGLEHLRGYFDEEEINERLSQIEHEMLSPGFWDDPASKELLRERSALASQKELIKRLSTTHEELVLLFEMAEDEGDDEALKEVFKGLESLKEEIERAEISRLLSGPHDNLNAIVTIHAGAGGTEAQDWAEMLLRMYLRWAERRGFSVKLLDLMPGDEAGIKGATFLAEGAYAYGYLKSEAGIHRLVRISPFDASGRRHTSFASVFVAPELDESIEIEINEKDLRIDTYRASGAGGQHVNKTSSAVRITHIPTGIVVQCQNERSQHKNKAIAMKILMGRLYELERSKKEAEKQKIHGDKKEIAWGSQIRSYTLQPYQLVKDHRTELEIGNVGAVLDGDIDPFINAYLKQNAA, from the exons ATGCTTGAAAAGATTAAGAGATATCTACAGGAAACTGGCTGCGGGCTTGAACACCTGAGAGGTTAT TTTGATGAAGAAGAGATAAACGAGCGCCTCTCCCAAATAGAACATGAGATGCTCAGCCCAGGTTTTTGGGACGATCCAGCCTCAAAAGAACTCTTAAGGGAGCGCTCTGCCCTTGCCAGCCAGAAAGAACTAATCAAACGTCTTTCAACTACACACGAGGAACTCGTACTGCTGTTTGAGATGGCCGAGGACGAGGGTGACGACGAGGCGCTTAAAGAGGTTTTTAAAGGCCTTGAATCACTGAAAGAGGAGATTGAAAGGGCCGAGATATCCAGGCTGCTTTCAGGTCCGCACGACAATCTGAATGCGATTGTGACCATCCATGCCGGTGCAGGCGGCACGGAGGCCCAAGACTGGGCGGAAATGCTTTTGAGGATGTATCTAAGATGGGCTGAGCGGCGGGGTTTTTCTGTAAAGCTCCTGGACCTTATGCCCGGTGATGAAGCAGGGATAAAAGGCGCAACCTTCCTCGCCGAAGGTGCTTATGCCTACGGATATCTCAAATCAGAGGCCGGCATCCACCGTCTTGTCCGCATATCGCCGTTTGATGCCTCAGGAAGGAGACATACATCCTTTGCTTCCGTATTTGTGGCCCCTGAGCTCGACGAGTCCATAGAGATTGAGATAAATGAAAAAGATCTGCGTATAGACACCTACAGGGCAAGCGGTGCAGGGGGGCAACACGTAAACAAGACAAGCTCAGCTGTCCGCATAACGCACATCCCGACTGGGATCGTTGTACAGTGCCAAAATGAACGCTCGCAGCACAAGAACAAGGCCATCGCAATGAAGATACTCATGGGGAGACTCTATGAGCTTGAACGCTCGAAAAAAGAGGCCGAGAAACAAAAAATCCATGGCGACAAAAAGGAGATAGCCTGGGGCAGTCAGATCCGCTCATACACCCTTCAGCCCTACCAACTGGTAAAGGATCACAGGACGGAGCTTGAAATAGGAAACGTCGGAGCGGTGCTGGACGGCGATATAGATCCATTCATAAACGCCTATCTTAAACAAAACGCTGCATAG
- a CDS encoding biotin--[acetyl-CoA-carboxylase] ligase, translating into MSRNEERAAALKRLIDCYMAQDVAIMSSTREDAVELASRAKDIVGREIICLERAPRLMPLAKEAILRADETGLSHPSGCIWWAESLAQAKGRMGRQWWSPAGGIYLCIAIYPRLSKQFWSFYSLGIGVAITQVLREWGLSSVSVRWINDVLVHGKKVAGTLTEVITCPGSSESYILFGIGLNINIEAFPSHLPQAASLLTATKRPWPAVSLAAHLLSRIGLVFADLHKWELSRLDIIDDTWAPNPVLRAFVLASDTIGRRCVFGFDADNAPEFVATAVGVTDDGGLLLALDDGEEVTVNTGEIRYLDLP; encoded by the coding sequence ATGTCAAGGAACGAGGAAAGGGCTGCGGCCTTAAAGAGGCTCATCGACTGTTATATGGCGCAGGATGTCGCCATTATGTCCAGTACAAGAGAAGATGCGGTCGAACTTGCATCAAGGGCCAAGGACATCGTAGGCCGTGAGATTATCTGCCTTGAAAGGGCTCCGCGCCTTATGCCTCTGGCAAAAGAGGCCATTTTAAGGGCCGACGAAACCGGCTTGAGCCATCCATCAGGCTGTATTTGGTGGGCTGAGAGTCTGGCCCAGGCAAAGGGCCGCATGGGGCGCCAGTGGTGGTCGCCTGCAGGCGGAATCTATCTTTGCATCGCTATTTATCCGAGGCTTTCCAAGCAGTTTTGGTCTTTCTACAGTCTTGGTATAGGCGTTGCCATAACCCAGGTCTTGAGGGAGTGGGGGCTGTCAAGTGTATCAGTAAGGTGGATAAACGACGTCCTGGTGCACGGCAAGAAGGTGGCCGGCACGCTTACGGAGGTGATAACGTGCCCAGGCTCAAGCGAAAGTTATATACTTTTCGGTATAGGATTGAATATAAACATCGAGGCCTTTCCGTCGCATCTCCCACAGGCCGCATCCCTTTTGACCGCAACAAAAAGACCGTGGCCGGCCGTTTCCTTAGCAGCGCATCTCCTTTCGAGGATAGGTTTGGTGTTCGCCGACCTCCACAAGTGGGAGTTGTCAAGGCTGGATATTATTGATGATACCTGGGCGCCCAATCCCGTGCTCAGGGCCTTTGTCCTTGCAAGCGATACGATCGGCAGGAGGTGTGTGTTTGGATTTGATGCTGACAATGCCCCTGAATTTGTTGCCACTGCGGTCGGCGTGACAGACGACGGCGGTCTGCTGCTCGCACTTGATGATGGGGAGGAGGTCACGGTGAATACTGGCGAGATACGTTACCTTGATTTGCCATGA
- the amrB gene encoding AmmeMemoRadiSam system protein B codes for MIRKPAVANQFYDGDPLRLHHEVGRLIRRITGPRPALMVVSPHAGYMYSGHVAGAVFRMIDVPETCVILGPNHTGLGEPAAVMTSGSWAMPMGTIPIEESLAAELIKESGYLADDANAHVYEHSIEVQLPFLQYRQPDLKIVPICLSVLSYQICKEIGLAIARAIVRFSKPVLLVASTDMSHYEPRDSAESKDKEALKYILNLDPEGLYNTVRARGISMCGVIPTAAALTAAISLGASKASLVKYTTSGDITGDYRNVVGYAGCVIE; via the coding sequence ATGATACGAAAACCTGCTGTTGCAAACCAGTTTTATGACGGCGATCCATTGAGACTGCACCATGAGGTGGGCAGACTTATAAGACGCATAACAGGACCAAGGCCGGCATTGATGGTCGTTTCTCCACATGCAGGTTATATGTATTCCGGCCATGTGGCAGGGGCGGTGTTCAGAATGATAGATGTGCCAGAGACCTGCGTTATTCTTGGTCCGAACCATACAGGTCTTGGAGAGCCAGCAGCAGTAATGACAAGCGGCTCATGGGCCATGCCGATGGGGACTATACCTATAGAAGAATCGCTGGCGGCGGAGTTGATCAAAGAATCCGGATACCTTGCAGACGATGCAAACGCCCACGTCTATGAACACTCCATTGAGGTGCAGTTGCCTTTCTTACAATATCGCCAGCCCGATTTAAAGATCGTCCCGATCTGCCTGAGCGTGCTCAGCTACCAAATCTGCAAAGAGATAGGTCTTGCGATTGCAAGGGCGATCGTGAGATTCTCGAAACCAGTCCTGTTGGTTGCAAGTACGGATATGAGCCATTATGAACCGAGGGATTCCGCCGAGTCGAAGGATAAAGAGGCATTAAAATACATCCTGAACCTCGATCCGGAAGGCCTCTATAACACGGTCCGTGCAAGAGGGATATCTATGTGCGGCGTAATACCTACTGCAGCGGCCCTCACGGCCGCCATCTCTCTCGGCGCTTCAAAGGCCTCTCTGGTCAAATATACGACAAGCGGGGACATAACTGGCGACTACCGTAACGTTGTGGGCTATGCGGGATGTGTCATCGAATGA
- a CDS encoding 5' nucleotidase, NT5C type → MIRLPKPIAPSEIAFDIDGVIADTMESFLNIARKEFGITHLKKDHITSYWLEDCISIPIHITHAIIDRLVKDPFGTALTPIEGAREALSTLIPHSSLTFVTARPDSGPITEWLHSILPEATRHRLNVIATGEHAKKVDVLKAIGVSYFVEDNLDTCDSLYREGINAIVFDQPWNRGHTPFLRVTSWKEIMEMIKFD, encoded by the coding sequence ATGATCCGTCTGCCCAAACCGATCGCCCCTTCAGAGATTGCATTTGATATAGACGGCGTCATTGCTGACACGATGGAGTCATTTTTAAATATCGCCAGGAAGGAATTCGGCATAACACACCTTAAAAAAGATCACATCACCTCTTATTGGCTTGAAGATTGCATTTCTATACCCATCCATATTACCCACGCTATAATAGACCGCCTTGTTAAAGACCCTTTCGGCACGGCGCTGACCCCGATCGAAGGGGCAAGGGAGGCCCTTTCGACCCTCATCCCTCACTCTTCCTTGACCTTTGTCACGGCAAGACCTGACAGTGGCCCTATAACCGAATGGCTCCATTCCATCCTGCCTGAAGCAACGCGGCACAGACTGAACGTCATCGCAACTGGTGAACATGCCAAAAAAGTGGATGTGTTGAAGGCCATCGGCGTCTCCTATTTTGTAGAAGACAATCTTGATACATGTGACAGCCTATATAGAGAGGGCATCAATGCTATTGTATTTGATCAACCGTGGAACAGGGGTCATACGCCATTTTTAAGAGTGACCTCATGGAAAGAAATCATGGAGATGATAAAATTTGATTAG